The following are encoded in a window of Castanea sativa cultivar Marrone di Chiusa Pesio chromosome 5, ASM4071231v1 genomic DNA:
- the LOC142635878 gene encoding cysteine proteinase inhibitor 5-like, translating into MKSHKSLCLLTLLILSLYATALGGKHGVLDDEDKWQPIKNITDPYIKVLGEFSVYYYNNWTSSHLWLEKVLKGDTRGHYYDNFYYRLALEAKDGGVTKKYQAIVLERRYEYYRNLTSFTPL; encoded by the coding sequence ATGAAGTCCCACAAAAGCCTTTGCCTTCTTACCCTTCTCATCCTTTCACTTTACGCAACAGCCTTGGGAGGCAAACATGGTGTTCTTGATGATGAGGATAAGTGGCAGCCAATAAAGAACATTACAGACCCTTACATCAAGGTGCTCGGAGAGTTCTCAGTGTACTACTACAACAACTGGACATCATCTCATTTGTGGCTCGAGAAAGTGTTGAAGGGCGACACCCGCGGCCATTACTATGACAATTTCTATTACCGGCTCGCCTTGGAGGCTAAGGACGGTGGAGTCACCAAAAAATACCAGGCAATTGTGTTGGAAAGGCGTTATGAGTATTATAGGAACCTTACCTCGTTTACTCCTTTATAG